Proteins from a genomic interval of Bombus affinis isolate iyBomAffi1 chromosome 16, iyBomAffi1.2, whole genome shotgun sequence:
- the LOC126925666 gene encoding pre-rRNA-processing protein TSR1 homolog isoform X2: MGRHYSKGSINSEVKGNVGVKVLSKRATKNLGKSARRLQSSQIRKNKREEVLQQKRNFGGSHSAPVLICLIPLQEDVDTDNILSTITKADESANITNSPCGLIHLRLSNF; the protein is encoded by the exons ATGGGTAGACATTATAGTAAAGGATCAATAAATAGTGAGGTTAAAG GAAATGTTGGAGtaaaagttttatcgaaacGTGCTACTAAAAATCTTGGAAAGAGTGCCCGAAGGCTTCAATCCTCACAAATTAGAAAGAACAAGAGAGAGGAAGTGTTGCAGCAAAAAAGGAATTTTGGTGGATCCCATTCTGCACCTGTTCTTATATGCCTTATTCCATTACAAGAAGATGTTGATACTGATAATATATTATCAACAATAACAAAAGCTGACGAGTCTGCAAATATAACTAATAGTCCATGTGGTCTAATACATTTAAG gctttctaatttttga
- the LOC126925666 gene encoding pre-rRNA-processing protein TSR1 homolog isoform X1, which produces MGRHYSKGSINSEVKGNVGVKVLSKRATKNLGKSARRLQSSQIRKNKREEVLQQKRNFGGSHSAPVLICLIPLQEDVDTDNILSTITKADESANITNSPCGLIHLRYNATMINDK; this is translated from the exons ATGGGTAGACATTATAGTAAAGGATCAATAAATAGTGAGGTTAAAG GAAATGTTGGAGtaaaagttttatcgaaacGTGCTACTAAAAATCTTGGAAAGAGTGCCCGAAGGCTTCAATCCTCACAAATTAGAAAGAACAAGAGAGAGGAAGTGTTGCAGCAAAAAAGGAATTTTGGTGGATCCCATTCTGCACCTGTTCTTATATGCCTTATTCCATTACAAGAAGATGTTGATACTGATAATATATTATCAACAATAACAAAAGCTGACGAGTCTGCAAATATAACTAATAGTCCATGTGGTCTAATACATTTAAGGTATAATGCTACTATGATAAATGATAAATGa